From one Agrobacterium fabrum str. C58 genomic stretch:
- a CDS encoding response regulator transcription factor produces MRLLLVEDEREMAAALSAALHRFDIIVDTVGTLDLARHAIMDSVHDLVVLDRQLPDGDGIQLIEDLRLLPVTPPVIVLTAQGGLADRINGLNLGADDYLAKPFAVEELLARIRALMRRPAGTVKMTARLGALEFCFETREVRIKGEFLPLTRRELLILEALLRRQGRTVLRSMLEEAVYNFDDEIQSNALDSHISRLRRKLAAADAGVEVHGIRGVGYLMRTTV; encoded by the coding sequence ATGCGCCTGCTGCTTGTTGAAGACGAACGCGAAATGGCAGCAGCCCTGTCCGCGGCGCTCCACCGGTTCGATATTATCGTGGATACGGTCGGCACGCTCGATCTGGCGCGTCACGCCATCATGGACAGCGTTCACGACCTTGTTGTGCTTGACCGGCAATTGCCCGATGGCGACGGCATCCAGCTTATCGAGGATCTGCGTCTCCTGCCCGTCACCCCACCCGTCATTGTGCTGACGGCGCAGGGGGGGCTTGCGGACCGGATCAATGGCCTGAACCTCGGCGCGGACGATTATCTGGCCAAACCTTTCGCCGTTGAGGAGCTGCTTGCCCGCATCCGCGCCCTGATGCGCCGGCCGGCCGGCACCGTGAAGATGACGGCGAGACTGGGCGCGCTGGAATTCTGCTTCGAAACCCGTGAGGTGCGCATCAAGGGGGAATTTCTTCCGCTGACGAGACGGGAATTGCTGATCCTTGAGGCCCTGTTGCGGCGACAGGGCAGAACGGTGCTGCGCTCGATGCTCGAGGAGGCCGTCTATAATTTCGATGATGAAATCCAGTCCAATGCACTCGATTCCCATATCTCCCGCTTGCGCCGCAAACTGGCGGCCGCGGATGCGGGTGTCGAGGTTCACGGCATCAGAGGCGTTGGCTACCTTATGAGGACGACCGTATGA
- a CDS encoding SGNH family hydrolase → MSRKPEARNGKTGWRFCAIVLSAVLCVPLVPSETFAQEQRRTLFEMLFGKPVGRDGSSGREYQPRSRRDFPAAPRERSVTRPQPTRKAPSVVQMRTAKPEPAAKLENARRVLVIGDFLAGGMGEELVNAFASSPAITVDVRANGSSGLVRKDYYDWFANLPQFISETNPATIVIMMGSNDRQQMQIGDVREKFGTEVWFKEYERRIDELLTLAGRPKVPVLWVGVPAFQSPSLSADLVGFNRLYRSHVEKYGGEFVDVWDGFVDEAGKFVITGYDMNGQQARLREADGIGMTQAGKRKLAFYVEKFVRRHLDSAGPDLVKLDGSNLPALTSLPALGIDAGLVRTQPISLTDPNLDGGDKLLGDAPLAAGPTRVSVVESPRERLTKRGEMSDAPAGRIDDYRLVPDTAQAKQ, encoded by the coding sequence ATGAGTAGGAAACCTGAGGCGAGAAACGGAAAGACGGGTTGGCGTTTCTGCGCCATCGTTCTCTCCGCTGTCCTCTGTGTGCCGCTCGTTCCTTCAGAAACCTTCGCACAGGAGCAGCGGCGCACCCTTTTCGAAATGCTGTTTGGCAAGCCGGTGGGCCGCGATGGTAGTTCCGGCCGGGAATATCAGCCCCGCAGCCGCCGGGATTTTCCGGCTGCGCCGCGGGAAAGATCGGTCACCCGCCCACAGCCCACAAGAAAAGCCCCCTCGGTGGTTCAGATGCGAACCGCAAAACCGGAACCTGCCGCCAAGCTTGAAAATGCGAGACGCGTTCTGGTCATCGGTGATTTCCTGGCCGGCGGCATGGGGGAAGAGCTGGTCAATGCATTTGCCAGCTCGCCGGCGATCACCGTCGATGTGCGTGCCAACGGTTCTTCCGGCCTCGTGCGCAAGGATTATTACGACTGGTTCGCCAATCTGCCGCAATTCATAAGCGAGACCAATCCGGCCACCATCGTCATCATGATGGGGTCGAACGATCGCCAGCAGATGCAGATCGGTGATGTCAGGGAAAAATTCGGCACGGAAGTCTGGTTCAAGGAATATGAACGGCGGATCGACGAGCTTTTGACCCTTGCCGGTCGCCCGAAGGTGCCGGTGCTTTGGGTTGGCGTACCCGCCTTCCAGTCGCCTTCGCTTTCGGCCGATCTCGTCGGCTTCAATCGGCTCTATCGCAGCCATGTCGAAAAATATGGCGGTGAATTTGTGGATGTATGGGACGGTTTTGTCGATGAGGCCGGAAAATTCGTCATTACCGGCTACGACATGAACGGCCAACAGGCCCGTCTGCGTGAGGCCGATGGCATCGGAATGACGCAGGCCGGCAAACGCAAGCTCGCCTTCTACGTCGAGAAATTCGTGCGCAGGCACCTCGATAGCGCGGGGCCCGATCTGGTGAAACTGGACGGCAGTAATCTGCCCGCCCTCACCTCCCTGCCGGCGCTCGGCATTGACGCAGGTCTGGTTCGCACCCAGCCGATCAGCCTAACCGATCCCAATCTCGATGGTGGCGACAAGCTTCTGGGCGATGCCCCCCTTGCGGCCGGACCGACACGCGTATCGGTGGTGGAATCGCCTCGCGAGAGGCTGACCAAGCGGGGAGAAATGTCTGATGCGCCGGCAGGGCGTATCGACGACTATCGTCTGGTGCCGGATACCGCACAGGCAAAACAATAG